Proteins found in one Anabas testudineus chromosome 1, fAnaTes1.2, whole genome shotgun sequence genomic segment:
- the ccr7 gene encoding C-C chemokine receptor type 7 yields the protein MTAVSDPRTLLPAVLILLLNFKHCLSQNEENSTGTVNTTEYDYSASVDYEGIPVLCTKASNREFRLWFIPTFYSIICLLGLSGNLLVILTFFYFKRLKTMTDVYLLNLSFADFLFALSLPFWAANSMVEWVLGLAVCKAMHTIYKVSFYSSMLFLCFISVDRYFAISKAVSAHRHRSQAVFISKVSSAVIWVMALMFSIPEMKYTSINNITCTPYSSTSDPLRVSIQTSQMVLAFALPFLVMSFCYSSIVQTLCQARNFERNKAIKVILAVVAVFLVCQVPYNLVLFWTTVVAAKGVSEDCNYENNLLYATDVTQCVAFLRCCLNPFVYAFIGVKFRHDLLKLLKDFGCMSQERFFRYTCGKRRSSAATDTETTTTFSP from the exons ATGACTGCTGTCAGCG ATCCCCGGACACTTCTGCCAGCGGTGCTGATTCTTCTGCTGAATTTTAAG CATTGCTTGTctcaaaatgaagaaaattcAACCGGCACGGTGAACACAACTGAATATGACTACAGCGCCAGTGTGGATTATGAAGGCATTCCTGTGCTATGTACAAAAGCATCCAACCGCGAATTCCGCCTCTGGTTTATCCCTACCTTCTACTCCATCATCTGTCTCCTGGGGCTGTCAGGGAATCTCCTGGTCATCCTCACCTTTTTCTACTTCAAGCGTCTCAAGACCATGACAGATGTGTACCTGCTCAACCTGTCCTTTGCAGACTTCCTTTTTGCTCTGTCACTGCCCTTTTGGGCAGCCAACTCCATGGTAGAGTGGGTGCTGGGCCTGGCAGTGTGCAAAGCCATGCACACTATTTACAAGGTCAGCTTCTACAGCAGCatgctctttctctgtttcatcAGTGTGGACCGCTACTTCGCCATCTCCAAAGCTGTCTCTGCTCACCGCCACCGCTCCCAAGCAGTTTTCATCAGTAAGGTGTCTTCAGCTGTCATTTGGGTAATGGCACTGATGTTCTCCATTCCAGAAATGAAGTACACCAGTATCAATAACATCACCTGCACCCCTTACTCCAGCACATCTGACCCGCTTCGCGTCAGCATCCAAACAAGCCAGATGGTTTTGGCTTTTGCCCTCCCATTTCTGGTCATGAGCTTCTGTTACAGCAGCATTGTCCAGACCCTTTGCCAGGCTCGTAACTTTGAACGGAATAAAGCCATCAAGGTGATTCTCGCTGTGGTGGCTGTCTTCCTAGTCTGCCAGGTGCCTTATAACCTGGTCCTATTTTGGACCACAGTTGTCGCAGCAAAAGGGGTATCTGAGGACTGCAACTATGAGAACAATCTCCTTTATGCCACGGATGTCACTCAGTGTGTGGCCTTCTTGAGGTGCTGCCTGAACCCCTTTGTCTATGCCTTTATTGGTGTGAAATTCCGTCATGACCTCCTGAAGTTACTGAAGGACTTTGGTTGCATGAGCCAGGAAAGGTTCTTCAGGTATACTTGTGGCAAGCGGAGGAGCTCAGCAGCCACTGATACTGAGACGACCACCACATTCTCTCCTTAA
- the LOC113161261 gene encoding tensin-4 gives MMPSAQGMSHMIPNHVLRVGQTVRLETAQETVRPHPSFTKPSSDLDDPDLNISLDNLNQLILELDPTFEPIQVPKSPLCISPPTDNLCSEEDVSHFVMVPRGCSVRTSPTAVPSTSPSIPIPTDSCSPRGMLVFSSSPTSSLPPLPCGSAPRRNQLPKHDFSQGSLRLSHSNRNSAASLLSTSSGSDTSYMLGSNLSLASEDADSPESILTSTCGSFSDGFRTRPFDNRHSPEKPSLTKRGHLQELHKCTQSSPALLSGSLTDIPVLLVNGAPQPDLLFHSPGPDWNDLIQTVPVSNSKPTSPHSFQARFHGSQPSMKFVMDTSKFWFRPHMSRAEAEFLVKDKEAGSFVVRDSTSYRGSFGLAMKVDQSPTTFTATAYPGESGSDLVRHFLIESSAKGVRIKGSSQEPYFGSLSALVYQHTISAYALPCTLRLHSQDLGTAEERTSDRPASEDKSKTASNFIYLNAVSTEMLTGPRAVQKVVSSTLSNVPGSFTPTIVNLKASLKGVTLTDINRKLFFRRHYPAHLLNYCGEDPDSRLWVKGSSFGARMFGFVAKGAEAGSENVCHIFAEYDPVQPCNKVVEVIKAAIARPQTHRE, from the exons ATGATGCCTTCAGCCCAAGGCATGTCCCACATGATTCCCAATCATGTTCTAAGAGTGGGTCAAACTGTTCGCTTGGAAACCGCACAAGAGACTGTCAGGCCACATCCTAGTTTCACTAAGCCCAGCAGTGACCTTGATGACCCCGATCTCAACATTTCACTAGACAATCTCAACCAGCTCATCCTGGAGCTGGATCCAACATTTGAACCCATCCAGGTTCCCAAAAGTCCTTTGTGTATCAGTCCTCCAACAG ATAATTTGTGCTCAGAGGAAGATGTCTCCCACTTTGTGATGGTCCCTCGAGGGTGTTCTGTCAGAACCTCGCCCACTGCGGTCCCGTCTACGTCACCCAGTATACCCATCCCTACAGACAGCTGCAGTCCTCGTGGTATGCTGGTATTCTCCAGCTCTCCTACGTCCTCGCTGCCCCCTCTGCCATGTGGAAGTGCACCTCGTCGAAATCAGTTGCCAAAGCATGACTTTTCCCAAGGATCACTGCGCTTGTCACATTCCAACAGAAACAGtgctgcctctctcctctccacatCATCAGGCTCAGACACCAGTTACATGCTCGGCag CAACCTTTCCCTGGCCAGTGAGGATGCTGACTCTCCAGAGTCCATCCTAACTAGCACATGTGGCTCCTTTAGCGATGGCTTCAGAACAAGGCCATTTGATAACCGGCACAGCCCAGAGAAACCTTCACTGACAAAGCGAGGACATCTGCAGGAActtcacaaatgcacacagagcAGTCCTGCTTTACTCTCTGGTTCTTTAACCGACATTCCCGTACTGCTGGTTAACGGTGCACCACAGCCAGACCTGCTGTTCCACTCCCCAGGACCAGACTGGAACGACTTGATACAGACCGTACCTGTGTCCAACTCAAAACCAACTTCTCCTCACA GTTTCCAAGCCCGTTTTCATGGCAGCCAGCCCTCAATGAAATTCGTCATGGACACTTCAAAGTTTTGGTTCCGTCCACATATGAGCAGAGCAGAAG CGGAATTTCTGGTAAAGGACAAGGAAGCAGGAAGCTTTGTGGTGCGAGACAGCACCTCCTACAGAGGCAGTTTTGGTCTGGCCATGAAGGTGGACCAATCACCCACCACTTTCACTGCTACAGCCTACCCAG GAGAGAGCGGTTCGGATCTTGTCAGACACTTCCTTATTGAATCATCGGCTAAGGGTGTACGCATCAAAGGCTCTTCTCAGGAACCTTACTTCG gtaGTCTCTCTGCCCTGGTCTACCAGCACACTATTTCTGCATACGCTTTACCCTGCACATTGCGGCTTCACTCTCAAG ATCTTGGCACAGCAGAAGAGAGGACCAGTGACAGGCCAGCATCAGAAGACAAGAGTAAAACAG CTTCCAACTTCATCTACCTGAATGCCGTCTCCACCGAGATGCTGACAGGCCCTCGTGCGGTGCAGAAGGTGGTGTCCTCAACACTCAGCAATGTCCCAGGGTCCTTCACACCAACCATAGTCAACCTGAAGGCGTCTCTGAAGGGCGTGACATTGACAGATATCAACAGGAA GCTTTTCTTCAGACGTCACTATCCTGCTCACCTGCTTAACTACTGTGGTGAAGATCCAGACAGTCGACT GTGGGTGAAAGGCTCCAGTTTTGGTGCAAG GATGTTTGGCTTCGTGGCAAAAGGTGCAGAAGCTGGTTCAGAGAACGTGTGCCACATCTTTGCAGAATACGACCCCGTACAGCCGTGTAACAAAGTCGTTGAGGTTATCAAGGCAGCCATAGCCAGGCCGCAGACACACAGGGAGTGA